One Streptomyces sp. CG4 genomic window, GTCGCATCACATCTGTTTCCCGTGAGGAACGCTGCCCTCAGCGGGGGCGGGCGGAGGGTGTGAGGGGTCCGTGCGCGCGCAGGGGAGCGCTGTGAGGTTAGGGTCGCGATCATGCCCGACATACCCATGACCGTCGTAGCCCTGCTGTGCCTGGCCTCCGTCGCGGCAGGGTGGATCGACGCGGTGGTCGGCGGGGGCGGGCTGCTGCTTCTGCCGGCCCTGCTGCTCGGGCTGCCGTCGACGACCCCGGCCGCGTGGGCGCTCGGCACCAACAAGGCCGTCGCGATCGTCGGCACCAGCGGCGCCGCCGTGACCTACGTCCGCAAGGCGCCGGTGGACGTCGGCATGGCCGTGCGCATCGGGCTCGCCGCGCTCGCCGGGTCCTCGGCCGGTGCCTTCTTCGCGGCCGGGATGAGCACGGACGTCCTCAAGCCGGTGATCATGATGGTGCTGCTCGCGGTCGCCGCCTTCGTGATCCTGCGCCCGGCCTTCGGCACCGCCCCGGCGCCCGGCCCGGCCACCCGCCGGCAGCGGCTCGCCGCGATCGGCCTGGCCGGCCTGGGCATCGGCTGCTACGACGGCCTGATCGGCCCCGGTACCGGGACGTTCCTGGTCCTCGCGCTGACCGCGCTGCTCCGCCTCGACCTGGTCACCGCCTCCGCCACCGCGAAGATCGTCAACTGCTGCACCAACGCGGGCGCCCTCGCGATGTTCGCCTGGCAGGGCACGGTCCTGTGGAAACTGGCGGCCCTGCTGGCCGTCTTCAACCTCGCGGGCGGCACCCTCGGCGCCCGCACCGCGCTCAAGCAGGGCAGCGGCTTCGTCCGGGTCGTCCTGCTGACGGTCGTCCTCGCGCTGGTGGCGAACCTGGCGTACGAGCAGTGGGTGGCTTAGCGGAGGTCTTTCCTGCGGCCCTGCCGGCGGAGCCCTCAGCGGCTGTCCGTCAGATGGGCGAACACCACCACGTTGCCCTGGTAGCCGGTGGCCTTCGAATAGGGGCCGCCGCAGGTGATGACGCGCAGCTCGGGGCGGGAGGCGGCGCCGTACACCTTCTCGTCGGGGAAGTCGTGCGCCGCGTACACCTCCACCGCGTCCACGGTGAACACGGCGACGCTGCCGTCCTTGCGGTCCACCTCGATCCGGGCGTCCCGTCTGAGCGCGCCGAGGTTGTAGAAGACGGCCGGCCCCTCGGCGTTGTCGACATGCCCCGCGACGATCGCGGTGCCCGGCTCGCCGGGCATGGTGCCGGACTCGTACCAGCCGGCCAGGTTCTTGTTCCGGGCGGGTGGCACGTCCAGGCTGCCGGAGCGGGTGAGGGCCAGGCCCATCAGCGGGGC contains:
- a CDS encoding class F sortase; this translates as MRRSARRGRRARLGDAAIAAVTVVALGCGVWLLGGGAGAHAPPQPAAAEGRPDAGVERPTAPALAPSPPTRIRIPAIRVDAPLMGLALTRSGSLDVPPARNKNLAGWYESGTMPGEPGTAIVAGHVDNAEGPAVFYNLGALRRDARIEVDRKDGSVAVFTVDAVEVYAAHDFPDEKVYGAASRPELRVITCGGPYSKATGYQGNVVVFAHLTDSR
- a CDS encoding sulfite exporter TauE/SafE family protein, translated to MPDIPMTVVALLCLASVAAGWIDAVVGGGGLLLLPALLLGLPSTTPAAWALGTNKAVAIVGTSGAAVTYVRKAPVDVGMAVRIGLAALAGSSAGAFFAAGMSTDVLKPVIMMVLLAVAAFVILRPAFGTAPAPGPATRRQRLAAIGLAGLGIGCYDGLIGPGTGTFLVLALTALLRLDLVTASATAKIVNCCTNAGALAMFAWQGTVLWKLAALLAVFNLAGGTLGARTALKQGSGFVRVVLLTVVLALVANLAYEQWVA